The window TGATAAACCGCATTATGGACATATCGGCTTATTTGCTTGCTCCAGATATTATTTAATACCGATATTTAGAAATTCTATATATTTTGAATTGAAAGAGTATTTCTTAGCTAGACACAATATAAATATCAACGATGTAGATAAAATTTATTTCTAGCTATAAGCAACACAAAATTTTATCAAAATCTATGGTGCAGAATTTTTGCATTTAAAATTCCATTCTACGATACAGCGGAATGGAATTTTAAAATTTAAATCCCAAAGCCTTAGCCGTTGTAGCCTAAGCGGCGCATATTTGCGCACGCGTCCTTGTAGCCGTAATAGCACGAGATGCGGTATAGATCAATGGCGTTGAATTTATTCTGCTCCACGCCCTCGCCTTTTTCAAACATCGCTGCGAGCTTCTGGCAAGCAGGGAAATTTTGGGAGAGCGTGCACGCAGCGTTGTAGGCATTGGCGGCGGAAGCATAGTCGCGCTTGGAATACATAGAATCAGCAAAATTTAGACACATTGCGCCATTGCCGTTTTTGCACGCATCGCTTTGCACGACGCCGCCTTGTAGGTTCATCGCACGGATACCGTCTTGAACGTCGGCGAAAGAATATTTGCCGCTCTTTGGTGCATCAACTGCACTCTTTGGTGCGTTGCTAACGCAGCCTGCCAAAAATACTCCAGCGGCGATCAAAGCTAGAATTTTTTTCATATTTTGCTCCTTAATTTTTTGAAATTTGGCGACCCAAAACGTAATAGGTCTCTTTGCCCGCGACCTTTTGCAGCTTGAGCTTAAATTTTTCCGACCAAGAGCGGATAATCTCCTCCGCGGCGGTCTTGCGCTCCTCATTCGTAGCGTCGTTTTTGATCTTAAAATACGGGTTTGAATTCGACATCGCCACGTGCGCACCGTAAATTTTAAGCTTATCGTTCAGCCCCACGATGCGATCGAGCTCATTATCCTCAAAATCACACTTCGATAAAATTCCTCGCAGCTGCGCGACCGTCGCGTCGTTTACGCTATATCCTAGCGCTAGCAAAATTCCATCTTCACTCATTCTCATCCTTTCGAAAAAAATTTATCTGTTCGCTTGTGAAATCAAAACACCTTCGATTATGCTTTTTATATCGCCGTCTAAAATTGCATCGGTTTGGCTATAAGCCTCGCCGCTGCGGTTGTCCTTAACCTGCTGATACGGGAAAAGCACGTAGGAGCGGATCTGATGCCCCCAGCCAATCTCGCTTTTAGGCGCGTTCTCGTCCTTCTCGCGCTGCTTCATCAGCTCAAGCTCGTAAAGGCGGGATCTTAGCACCTTCATCGCCGTTTCTTTGTTTTTGTGCTGGCTTCTATCGTTTTGGCAGTTTACTACGATACCCGTCGGGATGTGCGTGATACGCACGGCACTTTCGGTTTTATTGATATGCTGCCCGCCTGCGCCGCTTGCGCGAAACACATCGATGCGGATATCCTTCTCTTCGATATTTATCTCGATATCATCATTTAGCTCGGGACTTACCATCACGCTTGAAAAGCTCGTATGTCTGCGCCCTGCACTATCGAATGGGCTTACGCGCACCAGGCGATGGATGCCGTTTTCGGCTTTCAGATATCCGTAGGCGTTCTCTCCGCGCACGATGAAGCTAACGTCCTTAAGACCTGCTTCCTCGCCCTCTTGAAAGTCTAAAACCTCAATCTTAAAGCCCTCTCGCTCGCAAAAGCGCAGATACATTCGGTATAGCATACTGGCCCAGTCGTTGCTCTCCGTACCGCCCGCGCCCGGATGAATGCTGACGATAGCGTTTTTATCGTCGTTTTCGCCGCTAAGCATCATGGAAATTTCTAAATTTATGATCTTATCCTCTAGCGCGTCCGCTTCGGCGAAAAGCGAGTTTATCGTATCCTCGTCGTTTTCTGAGTTTGCCAGCTCATATAGAGCTTTTGCGTCGTCTACGGCATTTTTAGCGTTTAGAAATTTATTTAAGATATTTGAAATTTTAGTTTTTTCCTTGCCGATGGCGCCTGCTTTTGCGACATCCTGCCAGAGATTTTGATCATTTTCAAGCTCCTCGATCTCTTTTAGGCGCGCTTTAATATTCTCCGGTTTTACGACGCCAGCGATATTTTCGACTTTAATATTTAGGGTTTTTAAAAGTTCCGTGTATTCGTAATTATCCAAAATTTAAGACCTTTTTATGCTTTTGGCGTGATTATAACATATTTTGGATTAAGGTTGTTTATAAAATTTTATTTAAGGCGGGCATTATTAAGCATTTATCTATTAGGGATATCAAAACCTGCTTGATATTGCCGTGATTAATCAGTTTAAGCTCCGTCGAGAGATCGGGCAAGGGGTCGTTTAGTAGCAGTTTTAGCTTTGCTTCTTCTAGCTTTAACTTTTTACAATCGGCTTTTCTGTCTTCAAGCATAGACACCACTAGTCTTAGCTTCTCTTTTGTCATTTCGCTTTGCACGAAAGTACCTTATATACGATGATAGAACACAAAAAAGCTACGATGGAGCAGGCGAAATACGCCCAAATTTCTCCGATAGTTTTTTCAAGAAGCGCGTGCAGTCCTAGCAAAAAGAAAACTAAGCCTATAATGCAAATTATGCCCGTAATTATATTTAGTAAAACCGAGTTGGCGCTCTTTAAAAAAGAGCGCCTGATATCGCTAGCTTGAGCGTATACGAGCTCTACTACCGAAACTATAAATTCAGATATGCCGGCCATTATTTTTTCAGCAGCCAAGCGAGCAAAAATCCGACGCCCGCAGCGATAGCGACGCTTTTTATCGGATCTTGTTTTATCGTGTCATTTACGCTTTCTATGCCGTCTTTGCCTTTGAGCCTTAGATCGTCTATATATTTTTTGATCTCATTGCTATTTAGCTGATCTAGAATTTTATATTTAGCAGACTCAGCACGCTCTACGCCTATGTTTTTGATAGACTTCATAATCTCTTTAAAATCTGCTTTTAAAGAGTCGATATCCTTTTTCAAAGATTCCAAATTTGTCTCTTGAGTAGCCATTTTCGCTCCTTTTGAAGTTTATTTTAGAGCTAAAGCTCGTGGTAGATTTTAGTACTTATTGATTAACGCTCGCTAAATAGACCGCCCTTTTGCGCTTAATTTATACCTTTAATATTTTTTGATATAATTGCCAGCCTTAATATTTTATATTGAAAAGAGAGAACAATGCAAATTATTAGAAGCGTAGAGGAGCTAAAAAGCTTCAGAGCATCGGCAAGCGGCAGCGTGGGCTTTGTGCCTACGATGGGAGCTTTGCACGCGGGGCAT of the uncultured Campylobacter sp. genome contains:
- the prfB gene encoding peptide chain release factor 2; translation: MDNYEYTELLKTLNIKVENIAGVVKPENIKARLKEIEELENDQNLWQDVAKAGAIGKEKTKISNILNKFLNAKNAVDDAKALYELANSENDEDTINSLFAEADALEDKIINLEISMMLSGENDDKNAIVSIHPGAGGTESNDWASMLYRMYLRFCEREGFKIEVLDFQEGEEAGLKDVSFIVRGENAYGYLKAENGIHRLVRVSPFDSAGRRHTSFSSVMVSPELNDDIEINIEEKDIRIDVFRASGAGGQHINKTESAVRITHIPTGIVVNCQNDRSQHKNKETAMKVLRSRLYELELMKQREKDENAPKSEIGWGHQIRSYVLFPYQQVKDNRSGEAYSQTDAILDGDIKSIIEGVLISQANR
- a CDS encoding DUF883 domain-containing protein, whose translation is MATQETNLESLKKDIDSLKADFKEIMKSIKNIGVERAESAKYKILDQLNSNEIKKYIDDLRLKGKDGIESVNDTIKQDPIKSVAIAAGVGFLLAWLLKK